The proteins below come from a single Chryseobacterium capnotolerans genomic window:
- a CDS encoding glycogen/starch synthase, with amino-acid sequence MPNQKILYITTEMYPYQEDTNMAAVVNKMALKMHNEGNDVRVFMPRFGQISERKFQLHEVIRLSGMNIIINDLDQPLIIKVASLPGERLQVYFIDNEEYFKRKQYYFDDEGNPFDDNDERAIFFARGVIETIKKLNWVPDVIHLNGWMSSFVPIYLKTYYESDTYFKDAKIVLSLYNEKEAELDKKIDEKLKFDNISGLKALDNPTIKSFVIESMNYVDTVVKGDEFLDEDLDKAFNETATQKSEYLDVDSINQLY; translated from the coding sequence ATGCCGAATCAAAAAATACTGTACATTACTACAGAGATGTATCCATACCAGGAAGATACAAATATGGCCGCTGTGGTAAACAAAATGGCGCTTAAGATGCACAATGAAGGCAATGATGTAAGAGTTTTTATGCCAAGATTTGGACAAATCAGTGAAAGGAAATTCCAGCTTCATGAGGTGATTCGTCTTTCAGGGATGAATATTATCATCAATGATCTGGATCAGCCGCTTATTATTAAAGTAGCGTCTCTTCCGGGGGAAAGACTTCAGGTTTACTTTATAGACAATGAAGAATATTTCAAAAGAAAACAATATTATTTCGATGATGAAGGAAATCCTTTCGACGATAATGACGAAAGAGCTATTTTCTTTGCAAGAGGGGTAATTGAAACCATCAAGAAACTGAACTGGGTTCCGGATGTTATTCATTTGAATGGATGGATGTCTTCATTTGTTCCAATTTATCTTAAGACCTACTACGAATCAGATACTTATTTCAAGGATGCTAAAATTGTTCTTTCCTTATATAATGAGAAAGAAGCTGAACTTGATAAAAAGATCGATGAAAAGCTGAAGTTTGATAATATTTCAGGACTAAAAGCGTTAGATAACCCAACGATCAAAAGTTTCGTTATCGAAAGTATGAACTATGTAGATACTGTTGTAAAAGGAGATGAATTCCTGGATGAAGATCTGGATAAGGCTTTCAATGAAACAGCGACTCAAAAGTCGGAGTATCTTGACGTAGATTCTATAAATCAACTTTATTAA
- the gldL gene encoding gliding motility protein GldL, with translation MFKTKDAWMNFFYSFGAAIVILGAWLKITHITLGPINGNIALTVGLITEAIIFIIFAFDPPKTEESYAWENVYPELLDKHANPNPLHSNVTTRNTGNQFAELENSLSTKLDKMLEDARLDVQLFERLRTGIDKFSSSVDQINQTVDVSASTHKYNDQLNKAAQHMESMNALYAMQLESGKKQAEFATKYVSDMQKSVEHSEKFNQELQGLTSNLNNLNRVYGGMLTAMKS, from the coding sequence ATGTTTAAGACGAAAGATGCTTGGATGAATTTCTTCTATTCATTCGGTGCTGCCATTGTAATTCTTGGAGCTTGGCTTAAAATTACTCACATTACTCTGGGACCAATTAACGGTAATATAGCGCTTACTGTAGGGCTTATTACAGAAGCGATTATCTTTATTATCTTCGCTTTCGACCCTCCAAAAACTGAAGAGTCTTATGCTTGGGAAAATGTTTACCCTGAATTATTAGATAAACATGCAAACCCAAACCCGTTACACTCAAATGTAACTACTAGAAATACAGGTAACCAATTTGCTGAACTAGAAAACTCTCTTTCTACTAAATTGGATAAAATGCTTGAGGATGCAAGATTAGATGTTCAATTATTCGAAAGACTAAGAACAGGAATCGATAAATTTTCAAGTTCTGTAGATCAAATCAACCAAACTGTTGACGTTTCTGCTTCTACTCATAAATATAACGATCAGTTGAACAAGGCTGCTCAGCATATGGAAAGTATGAATGCATTATATGCTATGCAGTTGGAAAGCGGTAAGAAACAAGCAGAATTTGCTACTAAATATGTTTCTGACATGCAAAAATCAGTTGAACATTCTGAAAAATTCAACCAAGAGCTACAAGGTTTAACATCTAATCTTAATAACTTAAATAGAGTTTATGGTGGTATGCTAACTGCTATGAAGTCTTAA
- a CDS encoding DUF4270 family protein, which produces MTHTLKRTFAMLLLAVFGSAILYNCEPDPDSLGQQLFDKDAAIGGETSYPVVAYNIGNKDSIKSDGARLFSTGGTAVAVLGAFKDDQFGLQKASYVTQLRMPASFDFGDKPEVDSVVLVLRTPVNTADDTYYIADKVVAPAAYDKDNYPVGNEKVTVSIEKKTYPTRKYGKTDGSFKSMKINVHDVAEFIDASQKQFTYSGGPVKTDQLLGSAIFDGNVSTVSITKKSDNTNVFDGKLGFRMNLDKDYFQKKILDQKGKPVLQDAANFTRYFNGIKISVENEDGYLIQFAPNDTELIMYYKSDKTDNGTVTRSQSKLAFDLGGQNAHLGLYEYTRTAPVADAVANANTTNGDASLFIQGMGGPSVGLKIEKSTIESLKKVFNEKKAGIVGAKIRVFVDKDKTFANAQSVAGDRKFVLLPNSSTDKDSDLKLTADMLKGFPMYYYGKTTMESVEYEYYDFVVTQTLKDMVEKPEVAAADNVLYLNLGAFVKNPQGGIYGPKYTTRATDMNRVVLVGTDKTEKNPRRIQLKVTYSTANNK; this is translated from the coding sequence ATGACTCATACTCTTAAAAGAACTTTCGCCATGCTTCTATTGGCGGTTTTCGGAAGTGCAATTCTTTATAACTGTGAACCAGACCCGGATTCTCTTGGTCAACAGCTTTTTGACAAAGATGCTGCAATAGGAGGTGAAACTTCCTATCCTGTTGTTGCTTATAATATTGGTAATAAAGACTCTATCAAAAGTGACGGAGCAAGACTTTTTTCTACAGGAGGAACTGCTGTGGCTGTCTTAGGAGCTTTCAAAGATGATCAGTTTGGATTGCAGAAAGCATCTTATGTTACCCAATTGAGGATGCCAGCCAGCTTTGATTTTGGAGATAAGCCGGAAGTGGATTCTGTTGTATTAGTGCTAAGAACACCTGTAAATACAGCCGATGATACATATTATATAGCTGATAAGGTGGTAGCACCTGCTGCTTATGATAAAGATAATTATCCTGTTGGTAACGAGAAGGTTACTGTTTCAATAGAAAAGAAAACATATCCAACTCGTAAATATGGTAAAACGGATGGAAGTTTTAAATCTATGAAAATTAATGTTCATGATGTAGCTGAGTTCATAGATGCAAGCCAAAAACAGTTCACATACTCTGGTGGGCCGGTTAAAACAGATCAATTACTTGGATCCGCTATTTTTGACGGAAATGTAAGTACTGTATCAATTACCAAAAAATCAGATAATACTAATGTATTTGATGGAAAGCTAGGCTTTAGAATGAACCTGGATAAAGATTACTTTCAGAAAAAAATTCTTGATCAAAAAGGTAAGCCTGTACTTCAGGATGCTGCTAATTTTACAAGATATTTCAATGGAATTAAGATTTCAGTAGAAAATGAAGATGGTTATCTTATACAGTTTGCTCCTAATGATACAGAGCTTATTATGTACTATAAATCTGATAAAACAGATAATGGTACAGTAACCAGATCACAGTCAAAGCTTGCTTTTGATTTAGGAGGTCAAAATGCTCATTTAGGACTGTATGAATATACGAGAACAGCTCCTGTTGCTGATGCAGTGGCAAACGCCAATACAACAAATGGTGATGCATCTCTTTTCATTCAGGGAATGGGAGGTCCTTCTGTAGGATTAAAAATTGAGAAATCTACCATTGAAAGCTTGAAAAAAGTATTTAATGAAAAGAAAGCAGGTATTGTAGGGGCTAAAATCAGAGTATTTGTTGATAAGGATAAAACATTCGCTAATGCTCAGTCTGTGGCTGGCGATCGTAAATTTGTTCTTCTACCAAATTCTTCTACTGATAAAGATTCGGACCTTAAGCTTACAGCAGATATGCTAAAAGGGTTTCCAATGTATTATTATGGGAAGACAACAATGGAAAGTGTTGAATATGAATACTATGATTTTGTAGTTACACAAACTCTTAAAGATATGGTTGAAAAGCCTGAAGTAGCGGCAGCAGATAATGTGCTATATCTTAATTTAGGAGCATTTGTGAAAAATCCTCAGGGAGGTATTTACGGACCAAAATATACAACCAGAGCTACTGATATGAATAGAGTAGTTCTTGTCGGAACAGATAAGACCGAAAAGAATCCAAGAAGAATCCAGCTTAAGGTTACTTATTCAACAGCCAATAATAAATAA
- the glmS gene encoding glutamine--fructose-6-phosphate transaminase (isomerizing) — protein sequence MCGIVGYTGFQDAYEIVINGLRRLEYRGYDSAGIVLEGSNNKLEVEKTKGKVEDLVNISKQLKGTAKIGMGHTRWATHGVPSDRNSHPHLSNNGKIALVHNGIIENYDTIKTMLTEKGFTFKSETDTEVLVNLIQYFMDLNPEIDFPAAVRYALNEVYGAYAITVLHEDYPGVLVVGRLGSPLAIGLGDKEYFIASDASPFVEFTKEAIYLEEGHMATISLENGVDIRTINENSKIEPEIQELKLSLEQIEKGGYEHFMLKEIFEQPKSIHDTMRGRLIVDEGVIKMAGIWDHVEKFKNANRIIIIACGTSWHAGLIGEYLIEEYARIPVEVEYASEFRYRNPIITDKDVVIAISQSGETADTMAALKLAKEKGAFIYGICNVVDSSIARITDAGSYTHAGPEIGVASTKAFTAQLTILTLIAFKLGKHNGNLGNAEFMSLIAELDAIPKKIEEVLNATHELTQNIAKDFVKATNFLYLGRGYNYPAALEGALKLKEISYIHAEGYPAAEMKHGPIALIDENMPIVIIAPKKGHYDKIVSNVQEIKARKGKIIAVVNKGDRQVSEMADYVIEIPETSECFSPIVASVPLQLLAYYIAVYRGANVDQPRNLAKSVTVE from the coding sequence ATGTGCGGAATAGTAGGATATACAGGTTTTCAGGATGCTTATGAGATCGTAATTAACGGTCTTAGAAGACTGGAATACAGAGGGTACGATAGTGCCGGAATTGTTTTAGAAGGTTCAAACAATAAGCTTGAAGTAGAAAAAACAAAAGGTAAAGTGGAGGATTTGGTGAATATTTCGAAGCAATTAAAAGGAACAGCCAAAATTGGTATGGGACACACCCGTTGGGCTACCCATGGAGTTCCAAGTGACAGAAATTCCCACCCGCATTTGTCAAATAATGGAAAAATAGCATTAGTACATAATGGTATTATTGAGAATTATGATACCATTAAAACAATGCTTACTGAAAAAGGATTTACTTTCAAATCAGAAACAGATACTGAAGTATTGGTAAACCTTATTCAATATTTTATGGATCTTAATCCGGAGATTGATTTTCCAGCTGCGGTAAGATATGCTTTAAATGAAGTATATGGAGCGTACGCTATAACAGTACTTCATGAAGATTATCCTGGAGTATTGGTTGTAGGAAGATTAGGTTCTCCTTTAGCAATCGGACTTGGAGATAAAGAATACTTCATTGCTTCTGATGCTTCTCCTTTCGTAGAATTTACAAAAGAAGCTATTTATCTTGAAGAAGGACACATGGCTACCATTTCTTTAGAAAATGGGGTAGATATCAGAACAATCAATGAGAACTCTAAGATTGAACCAGAGATTCAGGAGCTTAAGTTGAGTTTAGAGCAGATTGAAAAAGGCGGTTATGAACATTTTATGCTTAAAGAAATTTTTGAACAGCCTAAGTCTATTCACGATACAATGAGAGGAAGACTTATTGTAGATGAAGGAGTTATCAAAATGGCGGGAATCTGGGATCATGTAGAAAAGTTCAAGAATGCTAACAGAATTATTATCATTGCTTGTGGAACTTCATGGCATGCAGGTCTTATCGGAGAATATCTTATTGAAGAATATGCAAGAATTCCGGTAGAGGTAGAATATGCTTCAGAATTCAGATATAGAAATCCTATTATTACAGATAAAGATGTGGTGATTGCGATTTCTCAATCAGGGGAGACAGCAGATACAATGGCTGCCTTGAAACTGGCAAAAGAGAAAGGAGCGTTTATATATGGTATCTGTAACGTAGTAGATTCATCTATAGCAAGAATTACAGATGCTGGTTCATATACTCATGCCGGTCCTGAAATTGGAGTAGCTTCTACAAAAGCTTTTACAGCACAGCTTACTATCCTTACTTTAATTGCATTTAAATTAGGTAAGCATAACGGAAACTTAGGAAATGCTGAATTCATGAGCTTAATTGCAGAGCTTGATGCTATTCCTAAGAAGATTGAAGAAGTATTAAACGCTACTCATGAGCTGACTCAAAATATTGCAAAAGATTTTGTGAAAGCTACCAACTTCCTTTACCTGGGAAGAGGATACAACTATCCTGCTGCCTTAGAAGGAGCATTAAAACTAAAAGAAATTTCTTATATCCACGCTGAAGGATATCCTGCTGCAGAAATGAAGCACGGACCAATTGCTCTGATTGATGAAAATATGCCAATTGTTATTATAGCACCTAAAAAAGGACACTATGATAAAATTGTGAGTAATGTTCAGGAAATCAAAGCAAGAAAAGGGAAAATTATAGCTGTTGTTAACAAAGGTGACCGTCAGGTTAGCGAAATGGCAGACTATGTTATTGAAATTCCTGAAACCTCAGAATGTTTCTCTCCAATTGTGGCTTCAGTGCCTTTACAGCTGCTTGCTTATTATATTGCTGTATATAGAGGAGCCAACGTAGATCAGCCAAGAAACTTGGCAAAATCTGTAACTGTGGAATAA
- a CDS encoding GldM family protein: MAQGKQTPRQKMINLMYLVFIAMMALNIDAEIIRSYYDSTRALNETRTLTERKNEKIFEKTLEAKAQQVPDTYAKPWEDYKLLKTKIDALVKHAQDIKDLLKKQSEFHDKDPKTGKDIDVSENFAALNNNEATTEYFFKEGDENSPSKNALDLKAKIDDVRDYINKTFGNNEQLRDLVDRANKSLIAEYPKGKSPNEKTWFQNKFYHQPLIAAISNLEIIQNDARNVQSDALALMLQEKVDASIKFTSYEPIVSGPTDIQAGKQAEVKVMLGTYSNSNKISISGVSKQENGKGIIPISGAGIGEHKLAGTITLTDASGKPQSFPWTHTYNVIAGPREVKLEKGLLLSADKMNVMYRGLENPVSGSILGADNSKLSLSAPGATVRNTGPGKWIVKPSTGTTVKLTLSGVDPYGKTVSQVFEYRIKNVPPPQGQMRGQNVLSMPATSIPNQSVQAAIPDFDFPVSFNVTQFMVRVPGRAALLIHGNTLSEAAGLIKNLRTGDVVSIFDIKATAQGLEGQQIKNITPIIINVQ, encoded by the coding sequence ATGGCACAAGGAAAACAGACCCCTCGTCAGAAGATGATCAACCTGATGTATCTGGTGTTCATCGCGATGATGGCCCTAAACATCGATGCAGAAATCATCAGATCATATTATGACTCTACCAGAGCATTAAATGAAACCAGAACTTTAACAGAAAGAAAGAACGAAAAGATTTTTGAAAAAACGCTGGAAGCTAAAGCTCAGCAGGTTCCGGATACTTACGCAAAACCTTGGGAAGATTATAAATTATTGAAAACCAAAATTGATGCGTTAGTAAAACATGCTCAGGATATCAAGGATTTACTGAAAAAACAATCAGAGTTTCATGATAAAGATCCTAAAACCGGAAAAGATATTGACGTAAGTGAAAACTTTGCAGCATTAAACAATAATGAAGCTACTACGGAATACTTTTTTAAAGAAGGAGATGAAAATTCACCATCAAAAAATGCTTTGGATCTTAAAGCAAAAATTGATGATGTAAGAGATTATATCAATAAAACTTTTGGTAATAATGAACAGCTTAGAGACTTAGTAGATAGAGCAAACAAGTCTCTTATAGCAGAGTACCCTAAAGGAAAATCTCCAAATGAGAAAACTTGGTTCCAAAATAAATTTTATCATCAGCCATTAATTGCTGCTATATCTAATTTGGAAATTATCCAAAATGATGCCAGAAACGTACAATCTGATGCATTAGCACTAATGCTTCAGGAAAAAGTGGATGCTAGTATCAAATTTACAAGCTATGAGCCAATCGTTTCCGGACCTACAGATATCCAAGCTGGTAAGCAGGCTGAAGTAAAAGTAATGCTAGGTACTTATTCTAATAGTAATAAGATCAGTATTTCCGGAGTAAGCAAGCAGGAAAATGGTAAAGGTATCATTCCTATTTCTGGAGCAGGTATCGGAGAACATAAACTCGCTGGAACGATTACATTAACAGATGCTTCAGGTAAGCCTCAATCTTTCCCTTGGACGCATACTTATAACGTTATCGCAGGACCTAGAGAAGTAAAACTTGAAAAAGGATTATTACTTTCTGCTGATAAAATGAATGTAATGTATAGAGGATTAGAGAACCCTGTGTCAGGATCTATCTTAGGTGCAGACAACTCTAAACTTTCATTATCAGCTCCGGGAGCTACAGTAAGAAATACAGGACCTGGTAAATGGATTGTAAAACCGTCAACCGGTACTACTGTAAAATTGACATTATCTGGAGTAGATCCTTACGGAAAAACAGTATCTCAGGTATTTGAATATAGAATCAAGAATGTTCCGCCACCTCAAGGTCAGATGAGAGGACAGAATGTATTGTCGATGCCGGCAACTTCTATTCCTAACCAATCTGTACAGGCTGCTATTCCTGACTTCGATTTCCCAGTTTCGTTCAATGTAACGCAATTCATGGTAAGAGTACCTGGTAGAGCAGCACTATTGATCCATGGAAATACATTAAGTGAAGCTGCTGGATTAATTAAAAATCTGAGAACGGGAGATGTTGTATCTATCTTCGATATTAAAGCTACAGCTCAAGGATTAGAAGGACAACAGATTAAAAACATTACTCCTATAATTATTAATGTTCAATAG
- the gldK gene encoding gliding motility lipoprotein GldK produces the protein MKRIFLLLLSASVASVSCSGGGSSSVGKPGTKGELIPREKTKSFVAERPYGMVAIPAGSFVAGLADQDPTNTPEKASLKTVTVSSFFMDEAETTNAEYRVFINYVRDSIARTLLAEAAGEGGDEGGRRGASIGDYAYLAKKEENLTPYQEYMEGQGGREDGTYDASKRLDWKIPLHWSTSKYPDVEYAEVLESMYLPASSRIGNERILDVSKLKYTYRWGDMDAALADNERGANYLKSQSIAIYPDTTVWVKDFHFAYNEPLFEQYFWHKAYKNYPVVGVTWDQARAYCNFRSKLKTDYNESLKRKKQRPLQFRLPTEIEWEYAARGGMQNATYPWGGPYLMDDRGCYLANFKPKRGNYMEDEKKGTYTYTAPVKKFKKNGFGLFDMAGNVSEWTESAYNNSSYGFSSTLNPSTKDKKDTKKSVRGGSWKDIGYALMTGARDWERKDSARSYIGFRTVQDIPEAAVKPRRVNRQ, from the coding sequence ATGAAAAGGATATTTCTTTTATTATTGTCTGCGTCGGTAGCATCGGTATCTTGTTCAGGTGGTGGCAGCTCTTCTGTAGGGAAGCCAGGAACAAAAGGAGAATTGATACCAAGAGAAAAAACGAAATCATTTGTTGCGGAACGACCATATGGAATGGTTGCAATTCCTGCAGGTTCATTTGTTGCTGGTTTAGCAGATCAGGATCCAACAAATACACCTGAAAAAGCATCATTGAAGACCGTTACTGTTTCTTCTTTCTTCATGGATGAAGCAGAAACTACCAATGCAGAATACAGAGTATTTATCAACTATGTAAGAGATTCTATCGCAAGAACTCTACTCGCTGAAGCTGCCGGAGAAGGTGGTGACGAAGGCGGTCGTAGAGGAGCAAGCATAGGAGATTATGCATATCTTGCTAAAAAAGAAGAAAATTTAACACCTTATCAAGAATATATGGAAGGCCAAGGGGGCCGTGAAGATGGGACTTATGATGCAAGCAAAAGATTAGACTGGAAAATTCCTTTACACTGGAGTACTTCAAAATACCCGGATGTAGAATACGCAGAAGTTCTGGAATCTATGTATCTGCCTGCTTCTTCAAGAATTGGAAACGAAAGAATTTTAGATGTAAGTAAGTTGAAGTATACGTACCGTTGGGGAGATATGGATGCAGCCCTTGCAGATAACGAAAGAGGAGCCAATTACCTGAAAAGCCAAAGTATCGCGATTTATCCCGATACTACGGTTTGGGTAAAAGATTTCCACTTTGCTTACAATGAGCCATTATTTGAACAATATTTCTGGCACAAGGCTTACAAAAACTACCCTGTAGTAGGAGTTACCTGGGATCAGGCGAGAGCTTATTGTAACTTTAGATCTAAATTGAAAACTGACTATAACGAAAGTTTAAAAAGAAAAAAACAAAGACCATTGCAGTTCCGTCTTCCAACAGAAATCGAATGGGAATATGCTGCAAGAGGAGGTATGCAAAATGCCACTTACCCTTGGGGAGGTCCATATTTAATGGATGATAGAGGTTGTTATTTAGCCAACTTCAAACCTAAGAGAGGTAACTATATGGAAGACGAGAAAAAAGGTACTTATACATATACAGCTCCAGTTAAGAAATTTAAGAAAAATGGATTTGGGTTATTTGATATGGCTGGAAACGTTTCTGAGTGGACAGAATCTGCATATAACAACTCTTCTTATGGGTTCTCTTCAACATTAAATCCTTCTACTAAAGATAAAAAGGATACTAAGAAGTCTGTAAGAGGTGGATCTTGGAAAGATATAGGATATGCGCTAATGACCGGTGCAAGAGACTGGGAAAGAAAAGATTCAGCAAGAAGCTATATCGGATTTAGAACTGTACAGGACATTCCTGAAGCAGCTGTTAAGCCAAGAAGAGTTAACAGACAATAA
- the gldN gene encoding gliding motility protein GldN, which produces MKKYISTLLVLVSGFAFSQTILNASSPEEFRQMRAENKQKVGDTIIDKTVKPLEYGFVEDKDILKSMFVWEIIDMNDKINQPFYYDNPDGLLSTPTRSLYQLLLDAALSGKIEQVYDDENFTVKLSPEGIQKRLEKVTINDAAIDILNSGRQLTEQEKKEYTDVFKTTTEKVKVLKIMGMWFVDKRDGQMKYRPLGIAAMGPDPAVQGVIGPDGKPIASNDDLIDLFWIFYPNARDILANNYVYNRKNSSADLSFDDIINARRFSSVIYKSSSGLGDGTIKDYIPKDADDQLEESDRIKSQILEMENDMWNY; this is translated from the coding sequence ATGAAAAAATATATTAGCACCCTTTTAGTATTAGTCTCGGGATTTGCATTTTCCCAGACTATTCTGAACGCTTCTTCTCCAGAAGAGTTTAGACAGATGAGAGCGGAGAACAAACAAAAAGTTGGTGATACTATTATAGATAAAACAGTAAAGCCTCTTGAATATGGATTTGTGGAAGATAAAGACATCCTTAAGAGTATGTTTGTTTGGGAAATCATCGATATGAATGATAAGATCAATCAGCCATTTTACTATGATAATCCGGATGGTCTTCTTTCTACTCCTACAAGATCTCTATACCAGTTATTGTTAGATGCAGCTTTAAGTGGTAAAATTGAGCAGGTGTATGATGATGAAAACTTTACAGTAAAGCTTTCTCCTGAAGGAATTCAGAAAAGATTAGAAAAAGTTACGATTAATGATGCCGCTATTGATATTCTAAACTCAGGAAGACAATTAACTGAACAGGAGAAAAAAGAATATACTGACGTATTTAAGACGACTACCGAGAAAGTAAAAGTGCTTAAAATTATGGGTATGTGGTTCGTAGATAAGAGAGACGGACAGATGAAATACAGACCTCTAGGTATTGCAGCAATGGGACCAGACCCAGCAGTACAAGGAGTTATAGGACCAGACGGTAAGCCAATTGCAAGCAATGATGACCTTATCGACCTATTCTGGATTTTCTATCCGAATGCAAGAGATATTTTAGCAAACAATTATGTTTACAATAGAAAAAATTCTTCTGCAGACCTATCTTTTGATGATATCATCAATGCAAGAAGATTCTCTTCTGTAATCTATAAATCTTCAAGCGGTTTAGGAGATGGTACAATTAAAGATTATATTCCTAAAGATGCTGATGATCAGTTAGAAGAAAGCGACAGAATCAAGTCGCAGATTCTAGAAATGGAAAATGATATGTGGAATTACTAA
- a CDS encoding SemiSWEET transporter: MDENLLGIIAGVLTSISMIPQLIKVIREKNVEDISLLMLLVLISGLSLWVWYGFVKDELPIILSNSFAVLVNISLLICYIIYDKKKKTSPYKDVFLY, translated from the coding sequence ATGGATGAAAACTTATTAGGAATCATTGCAGGAGTACTCACCTCTATATCTATGATTCCTCAGCTTATCAAAGTGATTCGGGAAAAAAATGTAGAAGACATTTCCCTGCTTATGCTTTTGGTGCTTATTTCAGGGTTATCTCTATGGGTTTGGTATGGTTTTGTAAAAGATGAACTTCCAATCATTTTATCAAACTCATTTGCTGTTTTGGTGAATATAAGCCTTTTAATTTGCTATATAATATACGATAAAAAAAAAAAGACGTCCCCATACAAGGACGTCTTTTTATATTAA
- a CDS encoding NAD(P)/FAD-dependent oxidoreductase, with protein MKNLDYIIVGDGYAGLFLAHQLIKNNKSFVVFSEGRKSASQVSAGIINPVVLKKFTTFWKAQEQIDFLKSSLKEIESYTGENYLIDASIHRIFHDENEQNLWLKKSGNEELSGFLDEKFESLNVVKNDFLTGKVNQSARLNVSGFFTGLFNYLEKKGFLISEKFEYAKLNPSESTYKDFNFKNIIFCEGMGVRDNPYFSEITVNPNKGHHIKVELSQPIPENITIKKKHFLFPTGNGLYFYGGTYDREQLHHHIDESAVNQLINGLSEFYPYDFEVKEVNFGFRPTVKDRRPIIGRHEVYSNLYVFNGLGARGILNGCYFSRDLFLFMEEGVPLHEEVSLNRFK; from the coding sequence ATGAAAAATCTAGATTATATTATTGTAGGAGATGGATATGCAGGGCTTTTTTTAGCCCATCAGCTGATTAAAAATAATAAGTCCTTCGTGGTCTTTTCCGAGGGAAGAAAAAGTGCTTCACAGGTTTCTGCGGGTATAATTAATCCCGTGGTTCTTAAAAAGTTTACCACATTCTGGAAAGCTCAGGAGCAAATTGACTTTCTGAAGAGCAGTCTTAAAGAAATAGAATCATATACAGGAGAAAATTATTTAATCGATGCATCTATTCACAGAATCTTTCATGACGAAAATGAACAGAATCTTTGGCTCAAAAAATCTGGAAACGAAGAGTTGTCTGGCTTTTTGGATGAAAAATTCGAGTCTTTAAATGTAGTAAAAAACGATTTTCTTACTGGAAAGGTGAATCAGTCTGCCAGGTTGAATGTTAGTGGATTTTTCACAGGTTTATTTAATTATTTAGAAAAAAAAGGTTTTCTTATCAGTGAAAAGTTCGAATATGCCAAATTGAATCCATCAGAATCAACGTATAAAGATTTTAATTTTAAAAATATTATTTTTTGTGAAGGAATGGGAGTGAGAGATAATCCTTACTTTTCAGAAATTACGGTGAATCCGAATAAGGGACATCACATAAAAGTTGAGCTCTCTCAGCCTATTCCGGAAAATATAACCATTAAAAAGAAGCATTTCCTTTTCCCAACGGGAAATGGGCTTTATTTCTATGGTGGAACTTATGACCGGGAGCAGCTTCATCATCATATTGATGAATCAGCCGTTAATCAGTTAATCAATGGATTATCAGAATTCTACCCTTATGATTTTGAAGTGAAGGAGGTTAATTTTGGTTTCAGACCTACGGTAAAAGATAGGAGACCCATTATTGGAAGACATGAAGTCTATAGTAATTTGTATGTTTTCAATGGATTGGGTGCAAGGGGAATTCTGAATGGATGTTACTTCTCAAGAGATCTGTTCCTCTTTATGGAGGAAGGAGTTCCATTGCATGAAGAAGTATCATTAAATAGATTTAAATAA